The Rana temporaria chromosome 4, aRanTem1.1, whole genome shotgun sequence genome contains a region encoding:
- the LOC120936195 gene encoding fibrocystin-like, giving the protein MTLIGVHFGEVSIAEFGSYPCLLWTYNCTTITCVASSQTDDVYGGIVRIKTGQHWITFPEQIQFDSSLNPAITSITPNVSSTAGGKAFIGLSDFDNSNRSELQVKVNDVSSQVQSVTPQGILVILPQFPSGLYNLSVAINGVLLKSIG; this is encoded by the exons ATGACTTTAATAGGTGTCCACTTTGGTGAAGTCAGCATTGCAGAGTTTGGTTCTTATCCATGTTTACTATGGACATACAACTGTACAACAATCACATGTGTTGCATCTTCCCAG ACTGATGATGTGTATGGGGGAATTGTAAGGATTAAAACTGGCCAGCACTGGATCACCTTCCCTGAACAGATTCAATTTGACTCTTCATTAAACCCTGCAATCACTTCCATCACTCCAAATGTGAGCAGCACAGCAG GTGGTAAAGCCTTTATAGGCCTTTCAGACTTTGACAACAGCAATCGTTCTGAGCTACAGGTCAAAGTAAATGACGTTTCTTCACAAGTCCAAAGTGTGACCCCACAAGGAATACTGGTGATTCTTCCCCAATTTCCATCTGGATTATACAACTTATCTGTTGCAATTAATGGGGTCCTCCTCAAATCTATCGGGTAA